A segment of the Planctomycetia bacterium genome:
ATTCTCGATCTCGTCGCCGACGACGCCAAACGAGTGACGGGCAAGCTCGGCAGCAAAGACCGCAACAAGTTGGACGAATACCTCACGGCCGTGCGTCAGGTCGAAGTGCGCACGCAGCGTGCCGACTCCTGGCTGAACATTCCGAAGCCGAAGCTCGAAGGGGGCGATGCGGCGCGCTTGAACCGCAAGCTCGATCTGCGCGCCGTGACGGAATACCACCGCCTGTTTTATGATCTCATGGTCATGGCGCTGCAAACGGATTCCACGCGCGTCATCAGCTGCATGATTTGCAGCGAATCCAATGGCGGTTCCATTCCCGACATCGGCATCTCGCAGACTCGGCACGGCTTGTCGCATCACAACGGCGATCCCGAGCAGCTGCGTCGTCTCACGCAGACCGACACGTTTCTCGTCGAACAACTCAGCTACTTTCTCGATCAGCTCAAGGCGCATAAGGAAGAAGACGGCCGTTCGCTGCTCGACACTACGCAAGTGCTGTGGGGAAGCGGCATGGCCTACGGACACAGCCACGGCAACGCCAACCTGCCGACGTTGCTCGCCGGCGGCCGCGCGTTGGGCTACAAGCACGGCACCCATCTCGACTTCAACTTGCCGAAGATCGGCAAATACGACGTCGCCGATGCCAACGCCCACTATCGCGTCTGCTCCCGTCCGGTCGACGGCGATGCGCGGCTCAGCAACCTGTTTCTCACCATGCTGCAGCGCGTCGACTTCCCGACGGACAAGTTTCAAGACAGCGTTCGCCCCCTGTCGGAAATCGTCGCGTAAGAATAAGAACTCGGAACCCGCGGGCCTGCGCTCGGCGGCTGATGGACTACCTATGACGCCTCTCGCTCGTTTATCTTTCGTCGCCGGTTTCTGTTTCGCGCTCTGCGCCGCTTTAGCACAAGCCGAAGAGCGGCCGAAGTATCGCATCGATGCCGATGGCCCCGTCGGTCCGAACCAGCCGAAGAAGGTCCACCCCAAAGACCAGACCGCGCTGGAGTGGTATCAAGTCGTCGAGGGGCGATTCCCGCCCGCCGGCTCGGCGCACGCCATCACCGGCGAACTGATTTTCGTCGACCATCTCGAACGCCGGTTTCATCTGCGGGTCGATCGGAACGACAGCCAAGATCGGGGCGTATGGGACCTGCCGGTCGACGCGGCGATGCTTCCGTACGGCGCGATCTACTACCACGGCGCGCCCGCCGCCTTGCAAGACATTCCGCTCGGTACGCACTTGCATGGGCAGTTCTACATGCGCGCTCCCGACGACAAGACCGCCTCTCCTTCGGCCAACTACAATCGCAAGACTCCCGAGGTCGACTTTCGCCGTTGCTTCCTATTGGAAGACGACTTCTCGCATCACGCGAAGCAAAACGAACTTTGGAAAATCGAGTCGGTCGATCTGTCGACGAAGAAACTCGTTGCCGTGCTCCAGCGCAACGGCGCGCCGGCCGAGAAGCCGCGCACGTTCGATCTGCTGACGAGCACGCGCGTGCTCCATGGCAACGGTTTCGGCAACCTCGAATCCATCAAGCCGGGACAATCGGCATTGTTCAACCTCACCTGGGGGACGCTCTACGGGCCGGGTCGGATCGTAGACATCATGCTCGACGAGCCGAGCCGGCGGCTCGCCACGGCGCAGCAATTGGAACGACACCGCAACCACACGCGCGAACGCGGTCTTGCCGGCTGGATCGACGAGGTCGACGACGAAAAGCAGATCGTCACGATCACGTTCTTCGGCGGAGTCGATCCGAAGCTGTTCGACGAACTGACGCACATCAATCCCGAGCCGTTCGGCTGGCCCCTCTCGAAGCCCGAAGACAAGCCGCTGGAACCGAAGGGAACGATCGCCGTGGCGCGCGAAAGCCTGATGACGTACGATCCGGTGAATGACCGCAAAGGGGGGAACATCCTCGACATTCGCAAGGTCCCGATCGAGCCCGGCAGCGGCGGCGTGCGCATTCGGGTGAAGTGCGACATGCTCTTAGAAGGCTACCGCCCGCACCGCATCGTGCGCTTCTATCCCGCCACTTGGAAAGTGATTGCCCTGCCGCAAGAAGAACAATTCCAAGGGCGGGAATAACGGCGTCGACAGGGCGAGACGAACGCAAGTCGACTCAGTGCGAAGTAGCTCAGCGACAGACCTGCTTCATGATCCGATGTTCTTGAACGCCGGTAAGGCGCTGATCTAAGCCGTTGTTGAAATAGGTGAGCCGGTGATGGTCGAAGCCCATCAAGTGCAAAATCGTGGCATGCAGATCGGACACGTGGCAGCGATCTTCGACCCCTTCGAAGCCTAGTTCATCGGTCGCCCCGACGGCTTGCCCACCTTTCACGCCCGCTCCCGCGAGCCACATCGAGAACCCGAGCCAGTTGTGATCGCGGCCGGGCTTGTCGATTCCTTCGCTCGTCGGCGTGCGGCCGAATTCGCCTCCCCAGACGAGCAGCGTTTCGTCCCACAAGCCGGTTCGTTTCAAATCGGTGATCATCGCGGCGATCGGGCGATCGGTCTCGGCGGCATGCGTCTTGTGGTTCGTGATGCAGTCGCTGTGGCCGTCCCAGGTCGATTCGATATGCCCGCCCCCCGAGTAGAGTTGCACGAAGCGCACCCCTTTCTCAATTAGGCGGCGCGTGATCAGACACTTGCGGCCGAAGTCGGCGGTGATCGGATCGTCGAGGCCGTACATTGCGCGGGTCGCGGCATCTTCCTTTTCGACATCGACCACTTCGGCCGCCGTAGTTTGCATCCGATAGGCGAGCTCGTAAGCGCCGATGCGCGCCGCCAGTTCGTTTTCTTCGCTTCGTGCTGCGGCATGCCGCTCGTTGAGCGATTGAATCAAGTCCAACGTGCCGCGCTGCATGCGCGGCGAAACGCCTGCCGGATTATCCAGATCCAACAGGGGCGACTTTCCGCTGCGAAACAGCGTTCCCTGATGACGCGCCGGCATGTAGCCGGCTCCCCAATTCGGCGCGCCGCCGATCGGGCCGCCGCGCGGATCGGTCATGACGACGTAGCTCGGCAAGTTGTCGTTGAGCGAGCCGAGGCCGTAGTTCAACCACGAGCCCAAGCTCGGCCGGCCGGTGAGCGGGCTGCCGGTGTTCAACTGCAAGCAACCGGAGGAGTGCGCGGCCGTGTCGGTATGCATCGCTCGGAGCACGCAGAGCTCGTCGGCGTGTCGCGCGGTGTGCGGAAACAATTCGCTGATCTCCAGGCCGCTCGCACCATGCGGCCGAAAACGAAACGGGCTGCGCATCAAGTAGCCGACCGGCCGGCTGTTCGAGCCGACCTTCACTTTGCCGTGGTACGGCTTGCCGTGATGCTTATCGAGCGCAGGCTTAGGATCGAACGTATCGACCTGACTCGGCGCTCCGTTCATGAACAGGAAAACGCAGTGTTTCGCCTTGGTCGTGAAATGCGGCTGCGGCGACGTGCGAAGATCGGTCTCGCCGGCGCGAACCGGCGGCGAGAAAAAGCCATCGCGCCCTAAGAGGTCGACCAGCGCGAGCGATGCAAAGCCGCCTCCCATCTCCCACAGGAAGTCGCGCCGCGACCGACGGCAGGGAGTGGGGTTGTCGAGGAATCGCCGAGGTTGCGTGGTCACGTGGAAGAACTCTCGCTCGACTCAATTGGGGTAAACGAACTCATTGAGATTCAACACCGCCCGGCATAACTGTACCAACGCTCGATGTGCAGCCTCTGCTTCCGAGCTCTTCGTTTGCGAAAACGGCGCTTCTTGCCGAAGCTGCGCCGTGGTTCGGTCTAAAAACTCACGGATCGTATTCAGTTCCGGCTCGCTCGGCGAGCGAACCAGCGCCAAGCGATAGGCCAATCGATTCGGGCTGCGGTGTCGGCACCCGCCTCGCGTTCCAATCGTCGGGCGAAATACTCGGCTTGCTCGTTCACGAACGTGCCGTTGTAGAGCGTTAAGGCTTGCGTCGCCACGTTGGTGATCGACCGACGCTCGCTGCTTTGCGTCGTGTCGCAGAAATCGAACGTTTCCAACATCGGCACCATCAACGTTCGCTTGACGAAGGTGTAAATCGTGCGGCGTTTCACTTCCTCAGGGGGCGACTTTTGCCAGGCCGACTGTTTGTCGGTATGAGCTTCGATCACTGCTTCGGGCAGCGGGAGATAGACCGCGGGCCCGAAGGGCTTGCGATTCAATTCGCCCGACACCGCCAGCGCGCTATCGCGAATGGCTTCCGCATCGAGCCTGCGATAGGGATACCGCCACAGCCGCTTATTCTCGGGATCGATTTCGACCGAGGTTGCTTTGCGTTGCGAGCTTTGCCGATAGGTGTCGCTCGTGAGGATGAGTCGATGCAGTTTCTTCAACGACCAGCCGGCGTCGTGCGTGAACCAGTGCGCGAGCCAATCCAGCAACTCCGGATGCGTCGGGCGAGCACCCATGTGGCCGAAGTCGCTCGACGTAGCGACTAACCCGACGCCGAAGTGATGTTGCCAAACTCGGTTGACCATCACGCGAGCGGTGAGCGGGTGATCGGGATCGGCGAGCCACTTGGCAAGCGTGAGCCGGCGCAGCGTGCTTCGAGTCCCTCCGGCAGGGAACACCGGCTGCGCATTCGCCAGCACGGCCGGAACGCGCGGCTGCATCACGGGCCCGGGATTGGACGCTCGGCCCGACTTGAGCAGATACGTCGCCGGAGCTACGGCCGAATCTTCGAAGAGCCGATACACGCGTGGCAGGTCGGGCTGCTTCACACGCAGCAAACGTTGTTGATCGCGCAACTCCGCCAAGGGGGCATCCGAATCGCTCGACGGTTTTTTCTTTTGTTCTTCGAGCAACGCTCGGATCCGTTTTTCCAATTCGGCATCGGCTCGGTCGCGGTCCTTCTGCGCCTCGATCTGTTCGGCCGTTCCGACCGGTAAATCGCGATCGTTGCGCCCTTGGCTCGGGCGACGGAGCGGCGCGAGAATCGCCGCGAGACTGTAATAATCGACCATCGTAAACGGGTCGAACTTGTGTTGATGGCAGCGGGCACAACCGAGCGTGATTCCCAAAAACGTTTGCGATACGGTGCGAATCATGTCGTCCAACTCATCGGCCCGATACTGCGGGGCTTCGAGCGGATCGACCTCGTCTTGCCAAGTTCCTAAGGCGTGAAAGCCGGTTGCCGCCAGCGTCTCGAACGTGACCTCGGGAAGTTCGTCGCCGGCAAGCTGTTCGACGACGAACCGGTCGTACGGCTTGTCGGCGTTCAGCGAGCGAATCACGTAGTCGCGATACTGATAGACGCTCGGCTTGGGGGCATCGCGCTCGTAGCCGTTGGAGTCGGCGTAGCGCACCAAGTCGAGCCAGTGGCGAGCCCAGCGTTCTCCATACGCGCTGTCGGCCAGCATGCGGTCGATGAGTCGCTCATAGGCTTCCGGCGCGGAGTCGGCGAGAAAGCGGTGCTGCTCTTCGATGGTCGGCGGGAGGCCACGCACATCGAGCGAGGCGCGCCGCAGTTGATCGGATAGCGGGGCTCGTTCGGATAGCGCGAGCCCTACGGCAGATAGCCTCGCCGAGATAAACGCATCGATCGGATTCGCCGTGCGAGCCGTGGCGGGACCGACGGGCAAGGGGAGACGTACAACTTTTCGGAACGACCAAA
Coding sequences within it:
- a CDS encoding DUF1552 domain-containing protein, encoding MSNINLRRWRMNRRQMLRGLGVTMALPLLDCMAAAEPAASSKPKRSVFLYIPNGVNTLTWQIEKAGTDFRFSLPLESLERHRADVTPISGLHHPLVLGKHHNCDKVWLTGADVPGDGGAFRNTVSVDQLMAEVQGQTTRYASLEMAIEGHSLAWSRDGIQIPAERNTQAIFNMLFGVERESNESIRRRLTRRGSILDLVADDAKRVTGKLGSKDRNKLDEYLTAVRQVEVRTQRADSWLNIPKPKLEGGDAARLNRKLDLRAVTEYHRLFYDLMVMALQTDSTRVISCMICSESNGGSIPDIGISQTRHGLSHHNGDPEQLRRLTQTDTFLVEQLSYFLDQLKAHKEEDGRSLLDTTQVLWGSGMAYGHSHGNANLPTLLAGGRALGYKHGTHLDFNLPKIGKYDVADANAHYRVCSRPVDGDARLSNLFLTMLQRVDFPTDKFQDSVRPLSEIVA
- a CDS encoding PSD1 and planctomycete cytochrome C domain-containing protein, producing the protein MRLKGRLLILGLLLPCAALAAAADEPDFERDIAPLLVQHCIDCHQINKRSGGLDLTTIEGQLRGGDSGAAVVRGKPAESLLIERIAAGEMPPTEAKDARRLTAPEAERLRSWIASGARWPKDRDLGVHEKTVDLDQARDFWSFRKVVRLPLPVGPATARTANPIDAFISARLSAVGLALSERAPLSDQLRRASLDVRGLPPTIEEQHRFLADSAPEAYERLIDRMLADSAYGERWARHWLDLVRYADSNGYERDAPKPSVYQYRDYVIRSLNADKPYDRFVVEQLAGDELPEVTFETLAATGFHALGTWQDEVDPLEAPQYRADELDDMIRTVSQTFLGITLGCARCHQHKFDPFTMVDYYSLAAILAPLRRPSQGRNDRDLPVGTAEQIEAQKDRDRADAELEKRIRALLEEQKKKPSSDSDAPLAELRDQQRLLRVKQPDLPRVYRLFEDSAVAPATYLLKSGRASNPGPVMQPRVPAVLANAQPVFPAGGTRSTLRRLTLAKWLADPDHPLTARVMVNRVWQHHFGVGLVATSSDFGHMGARPTHPELLDWLAHWFTHDAGWSLKKLHRLILTSDTYRQSSQRKATSVEIDPENKRLWRYPYRRLDAEAIRDSALAVSGELNRKPFGPAVYLPLPEAVIEAHTDKQSAWQKSPPEEVKRRTIYTFVKRTLMVPMLETFDFCDTTQSSERRSITNVATQALTLYNGTFVNEQAEYFARRLEREAGADTAARIDWPIAWRWFARRASRN
- a CDS encoding DUF1501 domain-containing protein, with the translated sequence MGGGFASLALVDLLGRDGFFSPPVRAGETDLRTSPQPHFTTKAKHCVFLFMNGAPSQVDTFDPKPALDKHHGKPYHGKVKVGSNSRPVGYLMRSPFRFRPHGASGLEISELFPHTARHADELCVLRAMHTDTAAHSSGCLQLNTGSPLTGRPSLGSWLNYGLGSLNDNLPSYVVMTDPRGGPIGGAPNWGAGYMPARHQGTLFRSGKSPLLDLDNPAGVSPRMQRGTLDLIQSLNERHAAARSEENELAARIGAYELAYRMQTTAAEVVDVEKEDAATRAMYGLDDPITADFGRKCLITRRLIEKGVRFVQLYSGGGHIESTWDGHSDCITNHKTHAAETDRPIAAMITDLKRTGLWDETLLVWGGEFGRTPTSEGIDKPGRDHNWLGFSMWLAGAGVKGGQAVGATDELGFEGVEDRCHVSDLHATILHLMGFDHHRLTYFNNGLDQRLTGVQEHRIMKQVCR